In Papaver somniferum cultivar HN1 chromosome 1, ASM357369v1, whole genome shotgun sequence, a genomic segment contains:
- the LOC113287253 gene encoding formin-like protein 6 → MKAKNMFLFLFLLVVISAILDLSDSYTEIELLGMEIHRRILHQPLFPATTPPATTTEPPPSTAAQIPDPSKQPFFPETPNGTQTTPTDQTPTTNPTTPSPLNVSPQVPVATSANPTKKVAVAISVGIVTLGMLSALAFFLYKHRHKHSTESSSQKLVGTRNSQQQQQESMPPTSEFLYLGTMEPASNRRVSNSNSSDTNNYSNGSPYHKLQSLRRSELNHPSPELQPLPPLTRNPLGGDSSPPNISYEAPYRTSPSAMSSEDTFYSPQNEAVGESPPIHRGIFFGNFKSSVISTTPHSKRTSPKSRLSISSSPDVKLSELRQAPPPPPPPPILQPPRNQVPRRNTKYQSPPGPPPNLMIPKVVNDTSPRNLRSSSSVPLPPRPPPPPPPLGTARSLEAKDSTVPRPQFVAPTPKPAIRADISSPVVEEHNEVEDGDGGRPKLRPLHWDKVRATSDRVMVWDQLNSGSFQVNEDMIETLFGQNQAPTESNRRSSFPPVPKENQVLDPKKSQNIAILLRALNVTQDEVSEALLDGNPEGLGTELLETLVKMAPTKEEELKLINYNDDLSKLGSAERFLKAVLDIPFAFRRVDAMLYRANFEAEINYLKKSYETLEAACGELRNSRLFLKLLEAVLQTGNRMNVGTNRGDARAFKLDTLLKLVDIKGTDGKTTLLHFVVQEIIRYEGASAKRAQENPLSETKPGVKEDDVKKQGLQVVAALSRELGNVKKAAGMDSDVLSCYLLKLEKGLEKVRLALQNENSKTEGKFFGEMKLFLSEAKEEILRVKGDEKKTLSHVKEVTEYFHGDTAKEEPHPFRVFMIVRDFLSVLDHVCKEVGELQKRTVVGASRSFRVPANTSLPVLNRFNTREQGSPDWDTMSP, encoded by the exons ATGAAGGCAAAAAATatgttcttgtttttatttttattagttgtaATTTCAGCAATCTTAGATCTTTCAGACAGTTATACAGAGATTGAGCTTCTGGGAATGGAAATTCACAGAAGAATTCTACATCAACCATTGTTTCCAGCCACAACACCACCAGCAACCACCACAGAACCACCACCTTCAACAGCAGCTCAAATTCCAGACCCATCAAAGCAACCATTTTTCCCAGAAACCCCAAATGGGACACAAACCACCCCCACAGATCAAACCCCAACTACTAATCCAACTACTCCATCACCATTAAATGTATCTCCACAGGTTCCAGTTGCAACTTCAGCAAATCCAACTAAAAAAGTTGCAGTAGCAATTTCAGTTGGGATTGTAACATTAGGTATGTTATCTGCTTTAGCATTTTTTCTGTATAAACATAGGCATAAACATTCCACTGAATCATCATCACAAAAACTTGTTGGAACAAGAAAttcacaacaacaacagcaagaaTCAATGCCACCCACTTCTGAATTCCTCTATTTAGGTACAATGGAACCCGCTTCGAATCGAAGAGTGAGTAATTCTAATTCTTCTGATACTAATAATTATAGTAATGGTTCACCATATCATAAATTGCAATCACTCCGTAGATCAGAATTGAATCATCCAAGTCCTGAATTACAACCATTACCACCATTGACTAGAAATCCACTCGGTGGCGATTCGTCGCCTCCCAATATATCATATGAAGCTCCTTATAGAACATCTCCTTCTGCAATGTCATCAGAAGATACATTTTATAGTCCTCAGAATGAAGCTGTGGGTGAAAGTCCTCCGATTCATCGAGGGATTTTCTTTGGTAATTTCAAGTCTAGTGTTATTAGTACTACTCCCCATTCTAAGAGAACGTCTCCGAAATCTCGTCTTTCCATTTCGTCTTCTCCTGATGTTAAATTGTCTGAGTTGAGACaagcaccacctccacctccaccaccgCCAATACTACAACCTCCAAGAAATCAAGTTCCGAGAAGGAATACAAAATATCAATCTCCACCAGGACCACCACCTAATTTAATGATTCCTAAGGTTGTAAATGATACAAGTCCAAGAAATTTGAGAAGTAGCTCGTCGGTTCCGCTCCCACCACGGCCACCACCGCCTCCGCCACCCCTAGGAACCGCAAGATCTTTAGAAGCAAAAGATTCAACAGTACCTAGGCCGCAGTTTGTGGCGCCTACGCCTAAGCCGGCAATTCGAGCTGATATCTCATCACCTGTTGTGGAGGAGCATAATGAGGTAGAagatggtgatggtggtagaCCAAAGCTAAGGCCTTTGCATTGGGATAAAGTACGAGCGACTTCAGATCGAGTAATGGTGTGGGATCAGTTGAATTCCGGATCATTTCA AGTGAATGAGGATATGATAGAGACCCTTTTCGGGCAAAATCAAGCTCCAACAGAATCAAACAGAAGATCAAGTTTTCCTCCTGTTCCGAAAGAAAACCAGGTGTTGGACCCAAAGAAGTCACAGAACATAGCTATACTTTTAAGGGCGTTGAATGTCACTCAAGATGAAGTTTCTGAAGCACTTCTAGATG GTAATCCTGAAGGTTTAGGTACTGAGCTTTTAGAAACTTTGGTGAAAATGGCCCCAACCAAAGAGGAAGAACTAAAGCTGATAAACTACAATGATGACTTATCAAAACTAGGTTCTGCAGAGAGATTCCTGAAGGCCGTCTTGGATATACCGTTTGCCTTTAGAAGAGTTGACGCCATGCTATACAGAGCCAATTTTGAAGCAGAAATAAACTACCTGAAAAAATCTTATGAAACCTTAGAG GCAGCATGTGGAGAATTGAGAAATAGTCGGCTATTCCTAAAGCTTCTAGAAGCTGTTCTCCAAACAGGGAACCGAATGAATGTTGGCACAAATAGAGGTGATGCAAGAGCTTTTAAGCTTGATACACTCCTAAAACTTGTTGATATAAAAGGAACCGATGGAAAGACAACGCTGCTCCATTTTGTTGTACAAGAGATTATTAGATATGAAGGTGCCAGTGCTAAACGTGCTCAGGAAAATCCTCTGAGTGAAACAAAGCCAGGAGTGAAAGAAGATGACGTGAAGAAACAAGGTTTGCAGGTCGTCGCTGCACTAAGTAGAGAACTTGGGAATGTTAAGAAAGCAGCTGGAATGGACTCTGATGTCTTAAGCTGCTATCTTTTGAAGCTTGAGAAGGGACTTGAGAAAGTTAGGTTGGCATTGCAAAATGAGAATTCAAAAACCGAGGGGAAGTTTTTTGGGGAAATGAAGTTGTTTCTTAGTGAAGCTAAGGAGGAAATCCTTCGAGTTAAAGGTGATGAGAAAAAAACTTTATCCCACGTAAAGGAGGTCACAGAATATTTTCATGGAGATACTGCAAAAGAGGAACCACATCCATTCAGAGTGTTCATGATTGTTAGAGATTTTCTCTCTGTGTTGGATCATGTATGCAAAGAAGTGGGAGAGCTACAAAAAAGAACAGTGGTGGGAGCTTCTAGATCGTTCCGAGTCCCTGCAAACACTTCTTTACCTGTTCTTAACAGATTCAACACAAGAGAACAGGGAAGCCCAGATTGGGATACGATGTCTCCGTAA